A region from the Bacillus sp. Marseille-P3661 genome encodes:
- a CDS encoding MFS transporter, giving the protein MSTHSKTMTEPNPKRWKALALLAFANFLVMMDTAIIQVALPAIKDALGYTEGNLQWVMNAFLILFGGLLLLGGRLADLFGHRRIFMWGVSILTIASLFAGLGWSEMSLNVSRAVQGAGSALIAPAALSIIMLLFSGNKMELGKALAFWGLSGAAGGSIGIVLGGVLTQLFSWRWTLLFYVPVGILVLMLSPKILEKGKRKIGRIDYAGAISVTAALILIVYGIVTAEHNGWQAISTILPLAIGATLFIIFILIQVFKKEPLVPLGIFRTPNLAAGNVSLILLSASWFPLIYFLILYLQQVLEFEPFMAAMGMLPAPILMAIFMVVLAERVMAKFGMKVTMFIGFIILGISGLLFSGNTVSGNYWSDVFIPLLLAALGNALAYLPATTAAVSEAKSEESGLASGLYNTTYQVGSAVGLAILVSIAAATASSTSAEHPLVALNQGYQNAFFWGGIVAFVGAVLALLSIRSPKQGQANASK; this is encoded by the coding sequence ATGTCAACACATTCTAAGACGATGACGGAACCTAATCCGAAACGCTGGAAAGCACTTGCTTTGTTAGCCTTTGCGAATTTCCTTGTCATGATGGATACAGCAATAATTCAGGTTGCATTACCAGCAATCAAAGATGCACTTGGCTATACGGAGGGAAACTTGCAATGGGTAATGAACGCCTTTCTTATTTTGTTCGGAGGGCTCTTGCTATTGGGAGGAAGGCTTGCCGATTTGTTCGGTCACAGACGCATTTTTATGTGGGGGGTTTCAATATTAACCATAGCCTCTTTATTTGCGGGATTGGGATGGAGTGAGATGTCACTTAACGTATCCAGGGCGGTCCAAGGTGCTGGATCAGCCTTGATTGCACCAGCAGCCCTTTCCATTATAATGCTTTTGTTTAGTGGAAATAAGATGGAACTAGGAAAGGCACTTGCATTCTGGGGTCTTTCAGGTGCAGCTGGGGGATCCATAGGTATTGTCCTTGGAGGTGTCCTAACACAGTTGTTTAGTTGGCGATGGACATTATTATTCTATGTTCCTGTGGGTATTCTCGTTTTGATGTTGTCCCCAAAAATCCTTGAGAAAGGTAAGCGGAAAATTGGCCGTATCGATTATGCAGGTGCAATTTCTGTAACAGCAGCATTAATTTTGATTGTTTACGGCATCGTAACTGCAGAACATAATGGATGGCAGGCAATCTCCACTATATTACCTTTGGCGATTGGAGCAACTTTGTTCATCATATTTATTCTTATTCAAGTATTTAAAAAAGAACCACTGGTGCCACTTGGTATCTTTAGGACACCAAACTTGGCAGCAGGGAATGTCTCGCTCATCTTGTTATCAGCATCTTGGTTTCCACTAATTTATTTCTTAATCTTATATTTACAACAGGTATTAGAATTTGAACCGTTTATGGCAGCAATGGGCATGTTACCTGCTCCTATATTGATGGCGATATTCATGGTTGTATTAGCTGAAAGAGTAATGGCCAAGTTCGGTATGAAGGTTACGATGTTTATAGGATTTATTATACTCGGCATATCCGGACTCTTATTTTCTGGAAACACAGTTAGTGGGAACTATTGGAGTGATGTGTTCATCCCTTTACTACTGGCTGCACTCGGAAATGCACTTGCCTACCTACCAGCGACCACTGCAGCAGTATCGGAGGCTAAGTCAGAGGAGTCTGGTCTAGCATCTGGTTTATATAACACGACTTATCAAGTGGGATCTGCAGTAGGCTTAGCTATTCTGGTTTCAATTGCAGCAGCAACAGCCAGCTCAACTTCAGCAGAACATCCATTAGTTGCTCTAAACCAGGGCTATCAAAATGCGTTTTTCTGGGGTGGTATAGTTGCATTTGTGGGTGCAGTATTGGCGCTTCTGTCTATACGCTCACCAAAGCAAGGACAAGCAAATGCTTCAAAGTGA
- a CDS encoding IS110 family transposase — MNTTITPFSYGNDTHNSHKGQRNFYQFYVGIDIGASFHVASCIPFDAFLDPKGNAWKRTKTMKFNAVSSGIAEFLAALKKIENQFSLTKREFLILLEPTGGHYSYLVQQVLLNEGYDLFQVENSAVGEFRKKNLGITEKTDSMDAKVMAYMGWHKQLHPHMQGVTLIRPQSVLQSLFRTVMRDRWYLNVQLTRRKNQVQQLLKVTHPDLNKAFKSLSSTSVLKLVLEYPTGLHMKEATAEEIYNFLLKAGAKSVAKRAANILAKVMPNTIAVPAEHLVERQNWIIEEALRLEESLKLIDQEIHKLLWGDPDKGLDPHPYTEILMSLPFVSENIACTLIGVVGDIERFSTYKEFKKYLGVSAENKQSGTSVTGTRQTYSGVRDARRVLYQIALIILANGQKQPTVFKAYYDRKVNEGMNKKKAIGHLSGKIAALIYTVLKNKVKYDPITHAKACGVEFNNLYIKNNEGKTKLQIEK; from the coding sequence ATGAACACTACCATTACTCCATTTAGTTATGGAAATGACACGCATAACAGCCATAAAGGACAGCGTAATTTTTATCAGTTTTATGTCGGTATTGATATTGGGGCGAGCTTTCACGTTGCATCCTGCATACCGTTTGATGCATTCTTAGATCCTAAAGGTAATGCTTGGAAACGGACGAAGACAATGAAATTCAACGCTGTTAGTTCTGGAATCGCTGAGTTTTTAGCAGCTCTTAAGAAAATCGAAAATCAATTTTCACTTACCAAAAGAGAATTTTTAATTCTATTAGAACCCACAGGCGGACATTATTCTTACCTAGTACAACAAGTCCTATTAAACGAGGGCTATGATTTATTTCAAGTTGAGAACAGTGCTGTTGGGGAATTTCGAAAGAAAAACTTAGGAATCACTGAAAAGACTGATTCAATGGATGCCAAAGTAATGGCATATATGGGGTGGCATAAGCAACTACATCCACATATGCAAGGTGTAACACTTATTAGACCTCAATCAGTCCTTCAATCCTTGTTTAGAACAGTAATGAGGGACAGATGGTATTTAAACGTACAACTAACACGGCGAAAGAACCAGGTTCAACAGCTTTTAAAAGTCACCCATCCTGATTTAAATAAAGCTTTTAAGAGCCTATCTAGCACATCTGTTCTTAAGTTAGTCTTAGAGTACCCTACGGGACTTCATATGAAAGAAGCCACAGCAGAAGAAATATATAATTTTTTATTAAAAGCTGGTGCAAAAAGTGTAGCTAAACGAGCAGCTAATATATTAGCTAAAGTGATGCCTAATACTATCGCAGTTCCAGCTGAACATCTTGTAGAGAGACAAAATTGGATTATAGAAGAAGCCCTACGTCTAGAAGAAAGTCTCAAGCTTATTGACCAAGAGATACATAAACTTTTGTGGGGAGATCCTGACAAAGGGTTAGACCCACACCCATATACAGAAATCTTAATGTCCCTTCCTTTTGTGAGCGAAAATATTGCATGTACACTGATTGGAGTTGTAGGAGATATTGAACGATTTAGTACATATAAAGAGTTCAAAAAATACCTCGGTGTATCCGCAGAAAATAAACAATCAGGAACATCAGTGACTGGTACAAGACAGACATACAGTGGTGTTAGAGATGCCAGGAGAGTCCTTTATCAAATCGCTTTAATCATATTGGCAAACGGGCAAAAACAACCTACCGTCTTCAAAGCCTACTATGACCGCAAGGTAAACGAAGGAATGAATAAGAAAAAGGCAATTGGACATTTATCCGGTAAAATTGCAGCACTTATCTACACTGTCTTAAAAAACAAAGTAAAATATGATCCAATCACTCACGCTAAAGCTTGTGGAGTAGAGTTTAACAATCTTTATATCAAAAATAACGAGGGAAAAACTAAGCTACAAATTGAAAAATAG
- a CDS encoding DoxX family protein: protein MKLVVLIIQGLLAIAFFLAGSKKLIGHEQQVQTFTEVFEYSLGFMYLIGAFEILVAISFY, encoded by the coding sequence ATGAAATTGGTTGTGCTTATTATTCAAGGATTACTTGCCATTGCTTTTTTTCTTGCTGGTAGTAAGAAATTAATTGGACATGAACAACAAGTTCAGACATTTACAGAAGTCTTTGAATATTCTTTAGGATTTATGTACCTAATTGGAGCATTTGAAATTTTAGTAGCCATAAGTTTTTATTAG